A single Phoenix dactylifera cultivar Barhee BC4 chromosome 1, palm_55x_up_171113_PBpolish2nd_filt_p, whole genome shotgun sequence DNA region contains:
- the LOC103702610 gene encoding LOW QUALITY PROTEIN: BTB/POZ domain-containing protein At4g08455 (The sequence of the model RefSeq protein was modified relative to this genomic sequence to represent the inferred CDS: inserted 1 base in 1 codon): MWSRQEGVTRPCPSVLHRSPQRRPAARAARGRERMWCQSCREEYEEGDXGTCKECYEEASETEEELKREIEDLKAKIVFLRLCSPLDGAYSSSSSSSCTDLLLLHAAPLDSSSAAFCTSPAVPAHRAVLISRSPVFKAMLENDMEESRSGMIKIYDVSYDVLRSFVHFLYTAEVLLDEQLACDLLVLAEKYQVKHLKGFCEKFMTSKVNNDNAIAHYAFAHRHNAKQLLEAALSLIMDNMATLTEREEYKELVEKDPRLVVEIYEAYLTRQVNTAAKDLTLQP, translated from the exons ATGTGGTCCCGTCAAGAAGGCGTCACAAGACCCTGTCCATCGGTTCTCCATCGATCCCCTCAGCGACGGCCGGCGGCGAGGGCagcgagagggagagagaggatgtGGTGCCAGTCGTGCCGAGAGGAGTACGAGGAGGGGG GCGGGACGTGcaaggagtgctacgaggaggCCAGCGAGACGGAGGAGGAGCTCAAGCGCGAGATCGAGGATCTTAAGGCCAAGATCGTATTCCTCCGCCTCTGTTCCCCCCTCGACGGCGcctactcctcctcctcctcgtcctcgtGCACtgacctccttctccttcacgcCGCCCCACTCGACTCTTCCTCCGCCGCCTTCTGCACTTCGCCCGCCGTCCCCGCCCACCGCGCCGTCCTC ATTAGTAGGTCGCCTGTTTTCAAGGCAATGCTGGAGAATGACATGGAAGAGAGTAGGAGTGGCATGATTAAGATCTACGACGTCTCATATGACGTTCTTCGGTCCTTTGTCCACTTCTTGTACACAGCAGAAGTGCTCCTTGATGAACAGCTGGCATGTGACCTTTTGGTCTTGGCAGAAAAATACCAGGTGAAGCATCTGAAGGGCTTCTGTGAGAAGTTCATGACATCCAAGGTGAATAATGATAACGCCATCGCACATTATGCCTTTGCTCATAGGCACAATGCCAAGCAACTGCTTGAGGCCGCTCTATCGCTAATCATGGACAACATGGCCACCCTAACTGAACGAGAAGAGTACAAGGAGCTTGTGGAGAAGGACCCGCGGCTTGTAGTCGAGATCTATGAAGCCTACCTAACCAGGCAGGTCAATACTGCTGCCAAGGATTTGACTTTGCAGCCATAG